A stretch of DNA from Cytobacillus luteolus:
TCTATAATACAAGAGTTTCTGATTTTTTGGAAACGTTAACAGGGAGTGTTCATAAGGTTTCTCTTGAATGGGAGAAAAGACATTACGAATATGAAACGTATTTTTATGTTTATCAAAGACTGATTACGAATTACTTGTCAGAATTTATACCTAAATGGTTGGTTTCCCAGCTATCACCTAACATTTTAAGTCAATATCAGGATAGCTTTAATGAAGCTCTAACCGAAAAAGTAATGGGTTCTTTGATACTTGAGCAAATGTATGACTATATTGAATCTTTCTTTTATCGAATAAATGATGAATACCTTTCAGATCTTCTTAATGTTGCGGATTTACCATTCGATGTAGAAATTCATAGAGAGAAACTTGAGCAAGACCTTGCAGAAAGAGAAAGAAAAATTGCTGAAGAAAAAGCCGAACTTGAACGTAAGAAGCAAGAAGAAAAACGCATGCTTGAGGACATTTTTGGAAGAGAATACAGTCCACCAGCTGGCAGGAATATAAGGTATGTCCTACATGTAGGTGAAACAAATACCGGAAAGACCTTTCAGGCATTAAAAAGAATGAAGGAAGCGGATAGTGGATTGTACTTAGCTCCATTACGCCTTCTAGCATTAGAAGTATATGATAAATTAAATGCAGACGGAATTCCATGTTCTTTAAAGACTGGTGAAGAAGAGAAACTCACTAAAGGAGCCAATCATATCTCTAGTACGGTTGAGATGTTCCATGAAAAGGAATCCTATGACATTGTTGTCATTGATGAAGCACAGATGATTTCCGATAAGGACCGAGGCTTTTCTTGGTATAAGGCAATTACAAAAGCGAATGCAAATGAGGTTCATATTATCGGAAGTAGAAACATGAAACAAATGATTCTGCAGCTTTTAGGTGATTCAGATATTGAAATTAAGGAATATGAACGTGAAATTCCATTAGAGGTTGAACAAAAGACCTTTAACATTAAAGATACAAAAAAAGGAGATGCACTCGTCTGCTTTTCGCGAAAGCGTGTATTGGAAATTGCCTCTCATCTTCAAAACACTAAACGATCTGTTAGTATGATCTATGGAAGTATGCCGCCTGAAACACGAAAAAAGCAGATGCAACGTTTTATAAATGGTGAAACCAATGTAATTGTATCAACGGATGCCATTGGAATGGGATTGAATTTACCGATTCGCAGGATTGTTTTTTTAGAAAATGAGAAGTTTGACGGAACAAGAAGAAGAAGATTGACTTCCCAAGAAGTGAAGCAAATTGCAGGTAGAGCTGGGAGAAAAGGCATATATGACATTGGGAAGGTTGCTTTTACCTCGGATATAAAAGCAATGACAAAGCTTCTTGAGAAGGAGGATATCTCTATTTCATCTTTTGCAATTGCACCAACTTCAAGTGTATTTGAACGTTTTCAGCGTTATTCACGAAAACTAGGTGCATTCTTTGAACTATGGGAAAAGTTTGAAAGCCCAAAGGGAACAAAAAAGGCATCGCTCGCTGAAGAACGTGAACTATACGAGATGGTTAGAGATACTGATATAGAAGCAAGACTTTCGGTGCAAGAGCTGTATGGTTTTCTGCATTTACCTTTTTCACCACATGACCCTGGGTTGGCAGATCAATGGAAGGAAACCATGTATGCAATTATTAATCGAGAGGAATTACCTGAACCACGAATTAAGACAGGTTCACTTGAAGAACTTGAGCTTTCCTATAAAGCTGTCGGATTACATCTTCTCTTTTTGTATCGGTTAGAAAGGCGTACAGAGGCGCTCTATTGGGAACGAGTGCGAGAAGAAATTAGTGATGGGGTGCATGATAGCCTAATTACCGA
This window harbors:
- a CDS encoding DEAD/DEAH box helicase, translated to MEQLNAIHQNAVEHTKRKVLEDLDRFFELRPELPSYEEYIEERNHYIDQIWLNVWLNKSTNAVSKHLKKVHLQEVGYDVEGLDRRLIIKLFRTEMRKYRPFDVNEWFTSTYKSNSDLWVESYSKARIQFIKRQKETEEQEKQEAIKERVTRTSLKLIRKKQEELYLYLRYFVACKLKSDIKSKPMYETIDPVKIEESLTEIEAFEIIYNTRVSDFLETLTGSVHKVSLEWEKRHYEYETYFYVYQRLITNYLSEFIPKWLVSQLSPNILSQYQDSFNEALTEKVMGSLILEQMYDYIESFFYRINDEYLSDLLNVADLPFDVEIHREKLEQDLAERERKIAEEKAELERKKQEEKRMLEDIFGREYSPPAGRNIRYVLHVGETNTGKTFQALKRMKEADSGLYLAPLRLLALEVYDKLNADGIPCSLKTGEEEKLTKGANHISSTVEMFHEKESYDIVVIDEAQMISDKDRGFSWYKAITKANANEVHIIGSRNMKQMILQLLGDSDIEIKEYEREIPLEVEQKTFNIKDTKKGDALVCFSRKRVLEIASHLQNTKRSVSMIYGSMPPETRKKQMQRFINGETNVIVSTDAIGMGLNLPIRRIVFLENEKFDGTRRRRLTSQEVKQIAGRAGRKGIYDIGKVAFTSDIKAMTKLLEKEDISISSFAIAPTSSVFERFQRYSRKLGAFFELWEKFESPKGTKKASLAEERELYEMVRDTDIEARLSVQELYGFLHLPFSPHDPGLADQWKETMYAIINREELPEPRIKTGSLEELELSYKAVGLHLLFLYRLERRTEALYWERVREEISDGVHDSLITEVKKIKKKCRKCNKQLPWDFSFQICNECHADRSQSRYKNYYHR